The Polaromonas sp. SP1 DNA window CAGATCAGCGCAGCCCAAACAGACTACCTCAAGCAGCGCGGCACCCGGCTGGTGTCTTACTGCTGCGGCTTCGAGTATGTGCACACCATGGAGTCCATCCTCTTTGGCCGGCCTTTGTGGGGCCACGACCTGTTTGTCAACCAGCGCTATGACGATCTCTGGGTCATTCCGCAGGTGGCGCCCATCAGCCAGCACTACTTTTCAACGCTGCGCCGCAGGCCCGCCACCGTCGTGCCCTTTGTCTGGGACCCGATGTTCATCGAAGCGCGCAGCCGCACCTTCCCACACGCCGGCCAGTACCGCCCCCGGCCGGCCCCGCGCCGCCTCAGCGTGATGGAGCAAAACCTCGACGTGGTCAAGTTTTGCCTTTACCCCATCCTGATTGCCGAAGAAGCCTTTCGCCAGCGGCCCGATGCCATCGCCTACCTGCATGTGACCAATGCCATACGCCTGGCGCAGGAGAGCAAGGAGTTCGTGGCGCTCATGAACCAGCTCGACATCGTGCGCCAGCACAAGGCGTCCTTCCTCGGTGTCTTTGAAACGCCGGCTTTTCTCAGCGAAATGACCGACGTCGTCATCTCGCACCAGTGGGAGAATGCACTCAACTACTTCTACCTTGAAGTCTGCTGGCAGGGCTACCCGCTGGTGCACAACGCCCACCTGTGCGCCGACCTGGGCTATTACTACGAGGGCAACGATGTCCAGGCCGGCTGCACCCGGCTGCTGGAGGTGTTTGACCATCACGACGCGCAGCACGAAGCCTACGCAGTCCGGCAACGCCAGCTGATCCAGCGCTACCTGCCGACCAATGCCGCCGTGGTGGCCGGTTACGAAGCGCTGTTGACGCGCCTGATGGCCGCGCCGCTCACCTGACTTTTCCTGGTATGCACCGGGAATAAAAAAGCCCTCGCGTCGAGGGCTTTTTTCGCACAGGCCGAGGGACGTAATGCTCAGGCAGTGATCTCTTTCGCCGTGATCTGGTACTTGAAGTCGTCCGGCGCGTAAGAGTCAAAGCGGCCCGCGGCGTTTTCACCCACGGGGTACATAAAGAAGCCCAGCTTCTCGCCGGCAGACTTTGGCAAGGCAACGTCATGCGCGGTGTTGTAGGCCATCCAGTTGCCCTCCCAGCCACCAAAGAGCGCCTTGTTCACCGGCTCAACCACCGGGTTGTGGGTGGTCTTGATCCAGTCGGCCGTTTCCAGGCGCATGACCTTGGCCACATCGGCCGGATCCATGGCCACCCAGCCGTAGCCTTTGAGGTACACCTCGGAGCGGCAATGCTGCGCGCCCTTGAGGCTGGCCGGGTTGCCCGAAAGCTCTTTGTAGCCAAAGACGGAAGGCACGAGGCGAATGCCGTAGACATCGCGCGCCGGCAGCCCCACGGAGCGGCACAGGCCGACAAACAGCGCATTCAGGTCGGCGCACTTGCCGCCCAGGTTGCCGGTCTCCAGCATGGTCTTGATGTCGCCCTCACCGCAGCCGCGCACCTTGGGCTCGCGGTAGGTGTTGGCCACGATCCAGTCATAGATCTTTTGCGCCTTTTCGACATCGGTCTTTGCGCCCTGGGTGGCGGCCAGCGCGGTCTTGCGCACAATGCCGTCGGTCGGGATCAGCACGGTGGGCCGCGTGAAGTAACGCAGCGTGTCGGCGCTTTCGGCGGCGGCGGTTTTCTGCGACCAGTCGATGGCGCGGCCTTGTGTCTGCACACGGCTGGTCAGTTCCACATAGGGCTTGGCCTCGGTAGCCGGAAATTCGACGTATAGCATCTTCGCGCCGTCGCGGCCGTCCTGCGTCAGTTGGGTGCTGCCATTGCTGGAAAAGCTGTTGCCCAGCGAATGCTGGTAGTCGCTGTTGACCGATGGAATCGGCAACCAGACCTTGGTCACGCCCTGCGGCTTGACGATGTCCACGCGCGTCGTCACATCAAACGTGCGCCAGGCACCGCTTTGGGGGGCGAAGTGGCGGCGGGTGGGCGCAGCAGCGGACGCCTGCGCAAAGGTGATGGCGGGCAATGCCGCGGCCACGGCAGCTGCCGCGGTGTTTTTCAGAAAGGCTCGGCGTACGGTGGTCATGAAGGATCTCCGGGTGGGGTGAGGGCGACGTGCACCGCAGCAGGTAAAGATGCCGCGGGATGTCTGGGCCGCGATTATCGCCCCTGGCGTCTTCTTGCCTCGCCCTCGCAGGCGCTTTCAGGCCTGAAGCAGCCCGGCGATCAGCTTTTCCGCGGCGCTGCTGGTCCAGTCGACCTCGCCCTGTATGCGCTGGCGCGGCTTGCCCTTGCGGTCGATGCTGAGCGTCGTGGGGAACACCTTGACCCCCCAGCGGCGCGCCGCCTCGCCCTTGAGGTCAAGCAGGATGGGCAAGGTCACGCCGGTGGTCTGGGCAAACTGCAGCGCCCGCGCGGGCGGCTCCTTGAAGTTGATCGCCAGCACCAGCAGTTTTTCCGGCCCGTAGAAGTCGGCGACCTGCTGCAGGGTCGGCATCTCGGCGCGGCAGGGTTCGCACCAGCTGGCCCAGAAATTAAGCAGTACGGCACGGCCCTGCAGGTCGGCCAGGCGCCAGGTCTTGCCGGTGGTGTCGACCAGGTCCAGCGCCGTCAAAGGGCCGCGCCAGGGCGAAACCTCATACGCCGGCCCGGTCAGGCCCTGTGCCGCGGCCTTTGCCGCCACGGCGGCCACGGCGCAGGCAGCCGGAAATTGCAGCAGCAAACGGCGTGACAGGCGCTGCGGGTGCGGCAATGGCGGGTTTTTCATGGAAATGTAAGGATGGGTGGCAGCCGCAGACTAACAGACAGCTGCTGCGGGGCCAAAAGCCACCAGCGGACAGATTTGGTCCTATATAAGCCCGCGCCGCCTTGCCCATTCGCCGTTTGAGCGGCACAGTCCTACACATCCGGTGTGCAAACTGCTTTTAAATCTTTCGATAACACCTAACCAGCTGACCTACCGTGAACCTGCCCCTCAAATTTCCCGGCCTCGCCGAAGCCCTGGCGACGGCATCCCCCCAGTTCATCAACCTTTACGA harbors:
- a CDS encoding DUF2827 domain-containing protein — encoded protein: MASPPSGLRIGITIGLHQEAETLWNNGIKQNAVFLAEALKASSLVGSVRLVNTTAVRITPALPWDQQRWPTVTFEEAKDSLDVLIELGGQISAAQTDYLKQRGTRLVSYCCGFEYVHTMESILFGRPLWGHDLFVNQRYDDLWVIPQVAPISQHYFSTLRRRPATVVPFVWDPMFIEARSRTFPHAGQYRPRPAPRRLSVMEQNLDVVKFCLYPILIAEEAFRQRPDAIAYLHVTNAIRLAQESKEFVALMNQLDIVRQHKASFLGVFETPAFLSEMTDVVISHQWENALNYFYLEVCWQGYPLVHNAHLCADLGYYYEGNDVQAGCTRLLEVFDHHDAQHEAYAVRQRQLIQRYLPTNAAVVAGYEALLTRLMAAPLT
- a CDS encoding transglutaminase family protein, with amino-acid sequence MTTVRRAFLKNTAAAAVAAALPAITFAQASAAAPTRRHFAPQSGAWRTFDVTTRVDIVKPQGVTKVWLPIPSVNSDYQHSLGNSFSSNGSTQLTQDGRDGAKMLYVEFPATEAKPYVELTSRVQTQGRAIDWSQKTAAAESADTLRYFTRPTVLIPTDGIVRKTALAATQGAKTDVEKAQKIYDWIVANTYREPKVRGCGEGDIKTMLETGNLGGKCADLNALFVGLCRSVGLPARDVYGIRLVPSVFGYKELSGNPASLKGAQHCRSEVYLKGYGWVAMDPADVAKVMRLETADWIKTTHNPVVEPVNKALFGGWEGNWMAYNTAHDVALPKSAGEKLGFFMYPVGENAAGRFDSYAPDDFKYQITAKEITA
- a CDS encoding TlpA disulfide reductase family protein, which codes for MKNPPLPHPQRLSRRLLLQFPAACAVAAVAAKAAAQGLTGPAYEVSPWRGPLTALDLVDTTGKTWRLADLQGRAVLLNFWASWCEPCRAEMPTLQQVADFYGPEKLLVLAINFKEPPARALQFAQTTGVTLPILLDLKGEAARRWGVKVFPTTLSIDRKGKPRQRIQGEVDWTSSAAEKLIAGLLQA